The genomic region ATCTTATCATTTAACCATGTGATTTTGGTCCCCCCCCCCTTGCCTTACCACCCTGCAGTCTTTCCCAGTACCTGTAAGTATGTTTCCAATGCAGTCCAGGCACTCCAGTTCTTTACATTGGGCCCCTTGCTTAGGTAGATTCGGACTCTCTTTTCCCGAACAGGGGGCCACAGGGCAATATTGGCACGGCTTCGAGGTATTCCCAGGACCGtttcatgcacataaacacaccacaGGTTGCAGGTGGCTTCAGTAGTGTGTGGTGGGAACTcccactcctgcctctgctggttGCGGCCCAGCTCATGCACAGGGCCCCACAGCCCCTTGGTCCTGATGAGCTTCTCACTGATGAGCTCCTGCACTGATTCTAGATGGCACATGATGGGGTACCCGGCATGCATCCAGCCTAGGGAAtacagaagaagaagggaggTCAGCATCCTCTCTTCTCGTCATTAAGTCTGTCTGTGAActgtttcttttccaaagcacacAGTAGCCCCTGGCTCCTTCTAACATCCCTATTGCTCCAAGAGCTCATCTAAGCCCAGACAACTTCCAGGTTTTCTTTGTGCTTGTTCTACAGtgacattttcatctttcttctgaTTTGAGCCCTGGTGGAGTACAGGTTGCTGAAGGCCATTCATGCTGCTATTTGAGTGTCCAGCTTttatggggtggggtggtggtagTAACCATGTGAGACTAATTTATAACCCTTTCTCAAACTCTCTGAAGATGCCTCTGCCCCATCCTTCCATGTGGGATTACCTACATTGACAGCACACTGCAAGAGATAGTCATGCAGTGTAAAAATGAGGATCTAGAAAAATTTCCATGGTGCTTCCATGCTTGTAGCCACCCCCTTTGGTTAGGCTTCTGGACTCATTTTCAAATAGCTCTTTGTTCTGAGTTTTCCAGTTACCTCAACAACGTTAAGGCCCTCTGCTGTATTTTCAAACTTCTTAAGATACCCAGGTGAAACCTAACAAAGATCAAGTGGCatcttttgatttctttgattACATTTCTTCACATGCTAACTGAAGCTAGTATTTATTTTGATGTAATTTCTCCTATTTCCATTTAAACCACAAGGAATATAACTACATGTCTTGCTAGCAAAAAACCATTTTTACTCTCATTGCTTTAATGGctgtggaaagaaggaagaaaatacttGGGGAAGCAAGTGTCGCTCAGAATACCCACCGACTGAGATCTGTACGTCAGCCACAATCCTCTGAGGCAGACGCAAAGGGAAGGGCTCACCACCCAGCCTCGCCACAGCCTGCATCACTTCATCCCAGAGGCGGAGCAGTGGCTCAGGATTCTCCAGAGCTCGAAGATTTGCAGTTGGCACAGTCAGGATGATGTTGTCGGTGGCTAGCTCTCCCCATGGACCAGGATGTTCCTGGAGACGCCTCTTCCATTCTTCCTGGGATGTCTCCCCTTTCAAGAGAGGCAATAGATTTTGAACCGTCCTTAAGTCCCTTAATTTAAAACATGCTTACAACTTGAACCCCAGATGAGAACCCCAAGATGAAAGCCATCCCTTTTCTCCATCCTTCTTGGATGCCCCTATGGGTATGATTTAATTTACCAAAGCAGAACTTAAAGAAACCAACCACCTCCCTCCACTGGTCTACCCCTGTCTCCTGTACTAAATAGCCCTAGAAACTTCTTCATTCTCAGCTTCCCACTTTTCAGTGTGCCCTTATAATGTCAACTCACCTAACTTGTAGTATGGAGCACGGACAGCGCCCTTCACGGTGATGGGCACAGAGCCCAATTTGCTATTCTGAGGCACGATGATATAAAGGAGACCACCCCAGAGGCAGGTGATGGATTTCATGGGCTTGTCCAAACAACACCGGTTAATCACAAGGGGGCCTCGGAAAAGCTTGCTGGCCCTGGTCAGGTCATCAGTATGACAGCCAATTTGTATCTGAAGCAGAGAAATCACCCTCACAGTCACATGGAGTATGTGTGGGTGGTAGAAGAAAGAACAGGAGATGGACTCAGGAAGGGGATTAGGCTATGACCCCATGTACCATTCATGATGTCATGTATGGTAGTCATAAAATAGCATTTCTTGAGTTCATATGTCCTAAGTTATGAGACGTAAAGTAAGGTAATACTCACTGACTGAATGCTCATAGAATGTCAGGGAACCTTCTATCGAGGTCTCTTAGTCCTAATTCTATTATGTAagtcaaaagaacaaattttaaGAGCAGAGATGGCTATTCTGAGGCAAGATGATTTACAGAGACCTGGGCTCCAAAATGTATTATTTGATATATTTCGTTATATATCAAAACAAAGTTTCCTCACCATTAAGAAGGGAAAAGGTGTTTAAAAACTGTATTGTCAGTAGTGTGTTATGCAGACCCTATCCAATGCCACCTAGGCTAGCCAGAGCATCGGGGTTTTGCAAGAGCATCGGGGTTCTGCATCACATGGTGAGATGGGGAGTGGCCCTACCTTTAGATCAGCAGCGGCAGCATCTTCAGGCAAGGAGACCTCTATGATTTGCCTTCCGGGTATGTAGAGTCCGGTGCTCATCCAGCAGTATCGCGTGCCTACCAAAGCACAGGAAGGGCAGACTGCTCCATACAGTGCTGCACAGACCCCTCATGACGTCAGCCACTCCTTCCCCCGCAATACTGCTCTGATTCTGCCAAACACTGCCTAATACCCAGCCCTTATCTTCTTGAAGAGGAAGATAGTGAAGGATAGTGATGACCCTCTTCAGGTGACCAAACTTCCCAACACTGCAGCAATCTCATGTCCCTATTTTGCTGATGCCCATAAAACTAAGCTTCCATCCTCCTGCCGGCGTACCTGGATTGGTGCAGTTGACATCCACGGTGATGGGAGACTCTGAGGGGCGCAGATAGAGGCTGCTGTACATGTCTTCAATTTCTGGGACTAGTAGTGAGAGATCACTTCCAGAGTGGGCCAGACCTGTGGCCAGGGAAAGCATGGCCCCCCTACAACAGTCATTGATTACAGGGTTCTCTCGGGTTGCCACTGGGAGCCTATAGCGGCTCAGCAGCTTCCGCAGGAGTCGGTGCACGGACATGTAAGCAGGGACCTCCTCTGCAGGAATCTGAAGGAAAGCTGCCCCATCTGGTCCCAGCTTGGCTAGCCAGCCCTTCTCCACATTCCCTCTCTTCCTGCCCATTATCACTTCGAACTCTGCCAGGGTGGAACGGAAGTGATAGGTCCTTATTCCTGCTTTAGGGGTGCGGAAGGGGCCTGGGTTGAGGCTTTGGCTTGTGATGCTGATGCCAAAAGGGTTGAGGAGCAGGTTTCCTGGGAAGCGAGCCAGAGGGGACACTCCTGGGTTCTTAAAGGCCCACCACCAGGCTTGGGCTCCAACAAACAGCCCGCCACCCTCTGCTACAAACTCTTGCAGCTCCTTAACATCTACATCACTCGTGGGTTCAAAGCAATAGACACTTGCATCACTGGTCAGTTGGGGCTCAATGCTGGTGTCTATACCCCCTACTGCGAGTAGACCACTTAGTGTTCTCAGCTCTGTCTGTACCACAATCTTGCCTCTGCGGCCCCCATCCAGCCAGCGGACAGCATTGAGCAGAAATGGGCCAAGTTTACCCACTGTGAATAACACCTTATGACCAGTTACAACCACTCGTCCCCGGCCATAGCGGGCAGCGGCTATCACACAGCCATGGTAGGTATCTAGCCCTAAGGGAAAAGCCAAAGACCCATGCACTAGAAGCTGGGATGGGAAACAGTCCGAGTTGGTGATGTCCAGCTCTGAGATGCCATGCAGAAGttcatctctgtcttctgagaGGTCATCATCACAACTGTGAAAGAAATACACACTCCTGATTAGAGGGACCACTCTGCATGTAGTTCCTTGAACGCTATGACACAAGGGTCCCAACACTTTCActaatattgttattttattttattttttaagatgttgTGGAAGATTTTGGAGAACATagaagatgaattttttttttttttggaaagaggGCACAACTCTGACCATTCTGTTATGCTCATTTTCAAATCACCAATTCTTCAAAGGAAATTGCACGGAAAATCTTGCTGTGTTTATCAGATACTATATTTAAGGCAGAACAGTACAGACTTAAGTTCACACTTATTCCACCCATGTATGTATTCCAATTGTGAAGAATTAGGTGAGGAATCATGTTTTTATTCTATAATGAGtttcatgtatatattcataACACTAATTTGATAGAAAAAATGGCTGGGATAAAAGCAGAGTTAGTGGTGCCAGTGAACAGTCAGGACCTCAGAAGATGGAGTAGGAGGCGGTCATAAGTCTCAACTCTTATGAGACCTGCGGTCCCCTAGTGGGAGGGAGTACCATGTCTGAACACCGCCTGTCTGCAGCTTGCCCACGAGGAGAGCAGTGCTACATGCTGTGCCATTTTGCTCAGCACCAGTGTTTTTCCTATGCATAAGCCACCCCTCCCACCATGAGGACCTCATTTATGTAGGACACAGCATAGATGGAATCAGCTGAATCAGAAACCTTTGCTAACGGAAGAATCTGGAACGCATACAaggaagagaagatggagaaaCAGAAGTGCCAGGATTCTCATTTGTTTGGGAAAATACCTCCCAGGAGCCAGTAGTGATGAGCCAAGAACTTCAGTGCACTTGACAATGGACAAGATCACCTCACCTCACGACCATACATACATATGGTCAACAGGTCTATGAGAAAGTTGCCACCATTACTCACCAAGAAAGTGGAAATCAAATCCAGAGAAAGGAACCTCTCCCCATCTATTAGAATGAGTACTCTCAAACTGCCAAAAGATAGCAAGTCTGACCAAGATGTGAAGAAAGGGGAGTTCTTGCACACTGCTGGGA from Microtus pennsylvanicus isolate mMicPen1 chromosome 19, mMicPen1.hap1, whole genome shotgun sequence harbors:
- the LOC142838283 gene encoding TRPM8 channel-associated factor 1 isoform X1, which produces METPSAVFESLMTGVTSWDIPEDSVPCELLLIGEASFPVMVNDMGQVIIAASSYGRGRMIVLAHEDYLVETQLFVFLVNAVGWLRSSSKSPIGIHPALEPLVKILESCGIESQIEPEVNDSLGVYCIDAYSETMADKLVQFVKRGGGLLIGGQAWDWANQGEDERVLFTFPGNLVTSVAGVYFTEIKADTSFYKVSKKMPKIPVLVSCDDDLSEDRDELLHGISELDITNSDCFPSQLLVHGSLAFPLGLDTYHGCVIAAARYGRGRVVVTGHKVLFTVGKLGPFLLNAVRWLDGGRRGKIVVQTELRTLSGLLAVGGIDTSIEPQLTSDASVYCFEPTSDVDVKELQEFVAEGGGLFVGAQAWWWAFKNPGVSPLARFPGNLLLNPFGISITSQSLNPGPFRTPKAGIRTYHFRSTLAEFEVIMGRKRGNVEKGWLAKLGPDGAAFLQIPAEEVPAYMSVHRLLRKLLSRYRLPVATRENPVINDCCRGAMLSLATGLAHSGSDLSLLVPEIEDMYSSLYLRPSESPITVDVNCTNPGTRYCWMSTGLYIPGRQIIEVSLPEDAAAADLKIQIGCHTDDLTRASKLFRGPLVINRCCLDKPMKSITCLWGGLLYIIVPQNSKLGSVPITVKGAVRAPYYKLGETSQEEWKRRLQEHPGPWGELATDNIILTVPTANLRALENPEPLLRLWDEVMQAVARLGGEPFPLRLPQRIVADVQISVGWMHAGYPIMCHLESVQELISEKLIRTKGLWGPVHELGRNQQRQEWEFPPHTTEATCNLWCVYVHETVLGIPRSRANIALWPPVREKRVRIYLSKGPNVKNWSAWTALETYLQLQEAFGWEPFIRLFTEYRNQTNLPTDNVDKMNLWVKLFSQQVQKNLAPFFEAWAWPIQKELATSLAYLPEWKENIMKLYLLTQMPH
- the LOC142838283 gene encoding TRPM8 channel-associated factor 1 isoform X2; the encoded protein is METPSAVFESLMTGVTSWDIPEDSVPCELLLIGEASFPVMVNDMGQVIIAASSYGRGRMIVLAHEDYLVETQLFVFLVNAVGWLRSSSKSPIGIHPALEPLVKILESCGIESQIEPEVNDSLGVYCIDAYSETMADKLVQFVKRGGGLLIGGQAWDWANQGEDERVLFTFPGNLVTSVAGVYFTEIKADTSFYKVSKKMPKIPVLVSCDDDLSEDRDELLHGISELDITNSDCFPSQLLVHGSLAFPLGLDTYHGCVIAAARYGRGRVVVTGHKVLFTVGKLGPFLLNAVRWLDGGRRGKIVVQTELRTLSGLLAVGGIDTSIEPQLTSDASVYCFEPTSDVDVKELQEFVAEGGGLFVGAQAWWWAFKNPGVSPLARFPGNLLLNPFGISITSQSLNPGPFRTPKAGIRTYHFRSTLAEFEVIMGRKRGNVEKGWLAKLGPDGAAFLQIPAEEVPAYMSVHRLLRKLLSRYRLPVATRENPVINDCCRGAMLSLATGLAHSGSDLSLLVPEIEDMYSSLYLRPSESPITVDVNCTNPGTRYCWMSTGLYIPGRQIIEVSLPEDAAAADLKIQIGCHTDDLTRASKLFRGPLVINRCCLDKPMKSITCLWGGLLYIIVPQNSKLGSVPITVKGAVRAPYYKLGETSQEEWKRRLQEHPGPWGELATDNIILTVPTANLRALENPEPLLRLWDEVMQAVARLGGEPFPLRLPQRIVADVQISVGWMHAGYPIMCHLESVQELISEKLIRTKGLWGPVHELGRNQQRQEWEFPPHTTEATCNLWCVYVHETVLGIPRSRANIALWPPVREKRVRIYLSKGPNVKNWSAWTALETYLQLQEAFGWEPFIRLFTEYRNQTNLPTDNVDKMNLWVKLFSQQVQKNLAPFFEAWAWPIQKELATSLAYLPEWKENIMKLYLLTQM